The following are from one region of the Coffea eugenioides isolate CCC68of chromosome 2, Ceug_1.0, whole genome shotgun sequence genome:
- the LOC113759661 gene encoding putative pumilio homolog 8, chloroplastic, whose translation MDSSTSATSHTRRKSVNDMTNKENPTNVHEDITTICFGSLCLNSNSNVSTDAASSPSPPVPDSSEKLQETQAVNEARKGLSSNFDNLRAIQEFFPGGTKWLLSGSVPRKNIWACHSLYNREQNPAKNRITGQGNSVTSLNYAHVNYVQDNSYGSLGDQTRFNLFHENSPLYRSPNQFGGLCNMGDNGLNGTGNFRPVTENQFSGNIGSGYNNRMGGYKAISPYFQDQSIWGHGSLVESSLPGFDFFAMAMNREGSEQLKRILRQGNSWYTQETFKAVFPHIFQLMNDSNGHVIFDTLVDKCESCQLCAIVMKFQWETDLFLDSTFNDIASRSIQRLIKKLKKTGLESIITAMLSRRCLELMTHKTASHVIQHSFTYLGDEANEVLYDHILSYFLLLATDRVGCITVNACIDSITGPRRAALLKLVADNASYLSNDPSGNYVLQRVLGLKVDPVTQQICYSLRGQYVELAQRKSGSHVVEKCLESSELGLSLVIKEIFNNDKTLRLLARDQFGNYVIQTALRIAKLHARHLYESMVEALKPHYANLMNKPRGRYVSNLIKADLEVQQSAKSDQ comes from the coding sequence ATGGACAGTTCAACTTCTGCAACGTCCCATACAAGGCGCAAGAGTGTCAATGACATGACCAACAAGGAAAACCCAACCAACGTCCATGAAGATATTACTACTATTTGTTTTGGCAGTTTGTGTTTAAACAGCAACAGCAATGTCTCGACTGATGCTgcttcttctccttctcctcCTGTTCCTGATTCTTCAGAAAAACTGCAAGAAACTCAAGCTGTCAACGAGGCAAGAAAAGGGTTGTcttcaaattttgataatttgcGGGCTATTCAAGAATTCTTCCCTGGTGGAACAAAATGGCTATTATCAGGTTCGGTTCCTCGGAAAAATATCTGGGCATGTCATAGTTTGTACAATAGAGAACAGAATCCAGCGAAAAATAGGATCACTGGCCAAGGAAATTCAGTGACTTCTCTGAATTATGCGCATGTGAATTATGTACAAGATAATTCTTATGGAAGCCTAGGAGATCAAACAAGATTCAATCTTTTCCATGAGAATTCGCCATTGTATCGTTCACCAAATCAGTTTGGTGGCTTATGCAATATGGGAGATAATGGGTTGAATGGTACAGGGAATTTCAGGCCAGTGACGGAGAATCAGTTTTCAGGAAATATAGGTAGTGGGTACAACAATAGGATGGGTGGTTATAAGGCAATTTCCCCTTACTTTCAAGATCAGAGTATCTGgggtcatggtagcctggttgAAAGTTCATTGCCGGGATTCGACTTTTTTGCAATGGCTATGAACAGGGAGGGTTCGGAGCAATTGAAAAGGATTCTTCGACAGGGGAACTCTTGGTATACACAAGAAACATTCAAAGCTGTTTTTCCCCACATTTTTCAACTGATGAACGACTCCAACGGACATGTTATCTTTGACACCCTGGTTGACAAATGTGAAAGTTGTCAGCTATGTGCAATCGTGATGAAGTTTCAGTGGGAAACTGACTTGTTTCTGGATTCAACGTTCAATGATATTGCGTCAAGGTCAATTCAGAGGCTAATCAAGAAGCTCAAAAAGACAGGATTGGAATCCATCATTACAGCAATGCTATCCAGAAGATGCTTGGAACTCATGACTCACAAGACAGCCTCTCATGTCATCCAACATTCTTTCACGTACTTGGGAGATGAAGCTAATGAGGTGTTGTATGACCACATATTATCCTATTTCCTGCTATTAGCCACGGATCGTGTCGGGTGCATAACAGTTAATGCTTGCATCGATAGCATTACTGGTCCGAGAAGAGCAGCTCTTCTCAAGCTGGTGGCAGACAATGCAAGTTACCTGTCAAATGATCCTTCAGGAAACTATGTTCTGCAGCGTGTTCTCGGACTAAAAGTTGATCCTGTAACACAGCAAATTTGCTATAGTCTTAGAGGCCAATATGTGGAGCTGGCTCAGAGGAAAAGTGGTAGTCATGTAGTCGAAAAATGCTTGGAATCATCAGAACTTGGGCTCTCTCTTGTgattaaagaaattttcaacaatGACAAAACACTTAGACTGCTGGCTCGAGATCAATTTGGGAACTATGTGATCCAGACAGCTTTAAGAATTGCAAAGCTTCACGCTAGACATCTGTATGAATCCATGGTTGAAGCCCTGAAGCCACACTATGCCAACCTGATGAATAAACCAAGGGGAAGATATGTAAGCAACTTGATCAAAGCTGACCTTGAAGTGCAGCAGAGTGCAAAATCTGACCAGTGA
- the LOC113762907 gene encoding crossover junction endonuclease MUS81, whose protein sequence is MDFQLRSVCPENEDVAAFMKNKWQEMAANPKGISDNLNNTFYKAYSNVCNSKTPIKSLRDLAEIKGVGKWILKLMQGFFDTSLGGSENEDAIKKGKRSKGTRRYVPQKNSVAYALLITLYRGTTNGSEFMRKQELIDAAEASGLSRGPIVPEKGKGKPGKFGSSPREWYSGWSCMKTLITKGLVVKSSCPAKYMLTEEGKEAAKECLSRSGLVDCNDNSAIAHRSSCIEPKELDSSDMLRFCGPEPKDIDSTEIDMPELASAQARSLNEVALTSFASNSEKKSFHIPSESLDRFVKMGYSREQTTRAFLEASDASQTQDMSSLWPAVLCRLKEDQVYGLPIQPNITRVDDFAVGTTRNSVSNIHGNSLINGTCNGPLEGVKLPLLATSGQMACPLKACSFTDKEGTEALESKSHVLAMPPLDVGERFEDAYGIILVLDDREHFASKGSQSRKIIDNISSQFKIQIEVRRLPVGDAIWIAHHKRIGTEYVLDFVVERKKVDDLRLSIRDNRYKDQKLRLLRCGLKKVIYLVEGDPNSCEAAESIKTACFTTEILEGFDVQRTNGLGETLRKYGHLTQAIYQYYKSLDSEHKSSRVCPQYREFIRRCEDLDKLTVSDVFAIQLMQVPQVTEEVAIAVLEMYPTLRSLSQAYSVLDGDICAQEDMLKKHSNNLISSAASRNIFQLIWGG, encoded by the exons ATGGATTTCCAGCTAAGAAGTGTGTGCCCGGAGAATGAAGATGTCGCAGCCTTCATGAAGAATAAATGGCAAGAAATGGCGGCAAATCCCAAAGGGATTTCTGACAATCTTAACAATACTTTTTATAAGGCTTATTCTAATGTATGTAATTCCAAAACTCCCATCAAATCCCTCCGAGACTTGGCAGAAATCAA GGGAGTAGGAAAATGGATTCTGAAGCTAATGCAAGGGTTTTTTGATACCAGTTTGGGCGGTTCGGAGAACGAAGACGCGATTAAAAAAG GGAAGAGAAGTAAGGGTACTAGACGGTACGTGCCACAAAAAAATTCAGTAGCTTATGCCTTGTTAATTACTCTCTACAG AGGGACAACAAATGGGAGTGAATTCATGCGCAAGCAGGAGCTAATTGATGCTGCTGAAGCTAGTGGACTTTCTCGAGGGCCAATTGT GCctgaaaaggggaaagggaagcCTGGAAAATTTGGGAGCTCACCACGGGAATGGTATAGTGGATGGAGTTGCATGAAGACATTAATAACGAAAGGATTGGTTGTTAAGTCAAGCTGCCCTGCAAA GTACATGCTTAcagaagaaggcaaggaagcaGCAAAGGAATGTCTTTCTAGATCTGGGTTAGTTGATTGCAATGACAACTCAGCTATTGCGCACAGATCTTCGTGTATTGAGCCAAAGGAGTTAGACTCATCAGATATGCTGAGATTTTGTGGTCCTGAACCAAAGGATATAGACTCAACGGAAATAGACATGCCAGAGTTGGCTTCTGCTCAGGCTCGTTCATTAAACGAAGTTGCACTTACTTCTTTTGCTTCCAATAGTGAGAAGAAATCATTTCACATCCCTTCTGAATCTCTTGATAGG TTTGTTAAAATGGGGTATTCTAGGGAACAAACTACTCGTGCTTTTCTTGAGGCATCAGACGCATCGCAGACCCAGGACATGTCTTCACTCTGGCCGGCTGTTCTATGTCGTCTAAAAGAAGATCAAGTCTATGGCCTGCCTATTCAGCCTAATATTACAAGAGTGGATGATTTTGCTGTTGGTACGACAC GTAATTCTGTTTCTAACATACATGGTAATAGTTTGATCAATGGCACATGCAACGGGCCACTCGAGGGTGTAAAGTTGCCGCTTCTTGCTACTTCCGGTCAGATGGCTTGTCCTTTGAAAGCTTGCTCATTCACT GATAAGGAGGGGACAGAAGCTTTGGAATCTAAATCTCATGTATTAGCAATGCCGCCTTTGGATGTCGGAGAACGTTTTGAAGACGCTTACGGTATAATCTTAGTACTGGATGACAGGGAACATTTTGCTAGCAAAGG GTCCCAGTCTAGGAAGATTATTGACAACATAAGTTCtcaattcaaaattcaaatagaG GTTAGAAGACTGCCTGTTGGGGATGCCATTTGGATAGCTCACCATAAACGTATTGGAACTGAATATGTTCTTGACTTTGTTGTTGAGCGGAAAAAAGTTGATGATTTGCGCTTGTCAATCAGAGATAATCGATATAAAGATCAGAAACTGCGACTTCTG AGGTGTGGACTCAAGAAGGTGATATATCTTGTTGAAGGTGACCCAAATTCGTGTGAAGCTGCTGAAAGTATTAAAACTGC TTGTTTCACGACTGAAATATTGGAAGGTTTTGATGTACAAAGAACTAATGGCTTGGGAGAAACGTTAAGGAAATATGGTCATCTTACTCAGGCCATATACCAGTACTACAAGTCTTTGGATTCAGAGCATAAAAGCTCTAGGGTTTGCCCACAATATCGTGAATTCATTAGGAGATGTGAAGATTTAGACAAGCTGACTGTCAGTGATGTGTTTGCGATCCAATTAATGCAG GTTCCACAAGTAACTGAGGAGGTTGCTATTGCTGTTCTAGAGATGTACCCAACTTTGCGATCTCTTTCTCAGGCATACTCTGTGCTA GATGGTGACATTTGTGCTCAAGAGGATATGCTCAAGAAGCATAGTAACAATTTGATTAGCAGTGCTGCTAGCAGAAACATCTTCCAACTGATTTGGGGCGGTTGA